The window AGAGGTCGCGCGGCAGATGGCCGATCTCGGGCTCGTCGGCAAGGTGATCACCAACGTCTCATCCGCGGTCGTGGCCAGCTTCGTGGCGAGCTCGCTGATCAGCCGCGATGTGTACGAGCACGTCGGGCTCGACCCGGACGAGGCGGTGCGCGCCGCCCGCAGCAACCCGAACTGGCACGAGTCCCGCCGGTGGATGGCGGAGAAGATCATGGCCTTCCTGGACGAGCAGGGCATGCTCACCTGGTACACGCGCCCGATCTACGAACTCGCGCACCTGATCTGATTGGCAGCTCATCATGGGTGGATGAGCGAGGGCGAGCACCCGCCGGTCGGCGATGCTGAGGTTCTCGAGATCGGCGCGCGGCGCGACGCGCATCGGCTGGCCTGGCCGGCTGCCGTCGTCGCGTTGGCCGGGACGCTCGTGGCCGTTGTCGTGACGAACTCGGGCGGCGCGCCCGGCAGTGTCGGTTCGCGCTCCGGACGCGGTTCGGATACACCGACCGCCCGCACCCGTGTCGGCCATCCACTGCTGCCCGTGCGCGGCGGCTGGGACTTGATCGGCCGTGGCGACCGAGTGCTCGTCGGCATCGACCTCGCTGCCGGCGAGATCACCACGACGCCCGTGCCCGAACTACAGAGCACCGGGCCGGTGGCACTCATCGCCGGCCGCGACTGGACGATGATCCGCCCCTCGGACTACGTGCCGGGCTACCTGATCCGGGACGGACGTCCGACGCACGCCCTGACCGGGTTGCTCAGTAACGGAGGTCTCGCATCTCCCGGACCCGACCCGATTCACGTCTGGGTCCTCGCCAGCGGCAGCCGACCGGAACGGATCGCGCGGGTGGGGATCGACGGCCGCCCCACCGGAGTGCAGATACCGGTGCCACCCGGCGGTTCGCCCGACGCGCTTCCCGATCAGACGGGGAACCTGATCTTCGAGGCCGATGACGGCTGGTACGACGCGCGGCCTGACGGCACGACGCGGATCACGACCGGCGCGCTGCTCGCGGTCGGCCCGAGCCGGTGGCTGACCAGCGAGTGTGGACGGCACCGGTCCTGCGCGACGATGCTGATCAACCGCTCGGACGGCGCGCGACGGACCCTCGACCTTCGCGTTCCGGATCGCGATGCGCAGCCGGGCGTCATCTCGCCCGACGGTGGCTTCGCCGTGCGCGAACTCGATCGTCGGCACCCCGCGCTCGAGATCATCAACCTCGCCACCGGCTCCGAGCACGAACTTGCGATCCCCGTCGACCCGTTCGCCGCCCTGCAGCGCGAGTGGCCGGTCTGGTCGCCGGACAGCCGGTGGCTGTTCGTCATCGACGCGACCGGCCACCTCGACGCGGTGGACCCGCGCACCGATCAGGTCGTCGATCTCACCAGGCGGCTCGGTGCCGGCATCCCCGTCCTCCGTCAGCTCGCGATACGCGATCCCGGCGATGGCTGAACGCGCGCCGGACAGCAAGCAGCCCCCGAGTCATGTCCGATCGACGGATCGGGGTCGGCTGGACTTGGCCGACGACTCGGGGGCCGGGTGACTGCCAGGAATTGCCTTCCCACCGCGCGCTGGCGGCGGGCGCAAGGCCCAAGCAGGTCCGATGCGCTTGCGGTGGTTAGCTGGAAGCCACCTCACGTGTCCAATAAGTACTCAAAATCGGACCACCTCCTCTCTCGTGTACATCCACCGTAATGCTCGTTGTCAACCGCTGAACCCGGCCAGTCGGCGGACCTCGGCGTCCACGTCCGGCACCCGGCTGCGCGCCACGCCGTCGAGTTCGACGACGTCGACCGGACCGCGCACGCTCCCGATCAACCAGACGACGTCAGCGGCGTGCAGGTCGGCCACGCTCGCCGTCGTTTCGGCGGTGGCCCAACCGGCTGTCGCGGCCCGCTCGAACAGCAGTCGCTGTGTCGTGCCGGCCAGGATGCCGGTGTCGCCCGTCGGGGTGGTCTGCAGCGTGCTGCCGTCCCACCAGGCGACCGACCCGGTCGGTGATTCGAGCACCACGGCGTCCGAGCTGATGAGCACGGCGTCGTCCGCGCCGCGCCGCGAAGCCTCTCGTTGCGCAGCCATGTTGACCGCATAGGACAACGTCTTGACGCCGCCGAGCAGCCACGACGCGTCGGCGAACGCGTCGGACGGGAAGCCGCGCGACAGCGTGACGACCTTCAGCCCGTCCCGGCGCTGCCGCGGGTAGTCGGCGGGCAGCGGACCGATGGCGACGAACCCGCTCGGTCCCTCGCCAGGCGCGCCGCGGGTGAGCAGCACCTTCATCGCCGCCTCGCCGGGCGCGGTCCACGCGGCGGCCGCCTCGGCGATCAGCGCCTCCCACGCCGGACGGTCGAACGGGATCTCCAGCGCGGCAGCGGATCGGGTCAGCCGCGCCAGGTGCGCGTCCAGCTTGTCGATCACCCCGTCGCGCAGCCGGCAGCCCTCGAAGCAGCCGTCGCCGCGGGTGACACCCGGGTCGTCGACCCGGATGACCGGACCGGTCGGGTCGACCAGGCCGGTGCCGAGGACGGCCACCACGGCGCGCTGGGCTCCCTGCACATCGCGAGGCTACCTACCATGGCAGCAATGACTGCGCATCAGCGAACGCACCCGGGCCCGACAGCGGCGGGCGAACTCGCCGCTCGGTTGCGGGGACTCGGGCTGCGGGTCACCCCCCAACGAGAGCAGGTGCTCGACGCCGTCCGCGCGCTGGGCCACGCGACGCCCGAGCAGATCTGCGAGTCGGTCGACGGGGTGGACGTGACGACCGTCTACCGCACCCTCGAACTGCTG is drawn from Sporichthyaceae bacterium and contains these coding sequences:
- a CDS encoding aminotransferase class IV, whose product is MQGAQRAVVAVLGTGLVDPTGPVIRVDDPGVTRGDGCFEGCRLRDGVIDKLDAHLARLTRSAAALEIPFDRPAWEALIAEAAAAWTAPGEAAMKVLLTRGAPGEGPSGFVAIGPLPADYPRQRRDGLKVVTLSRGFPSDAFADASWLLGGVKTLSYAVNMAAQREASRRGADDAVLISSDAVVLESPTGSVAWWDGSTLQTTPTGDTGILAGTTQRLLFERAATAGWATAETTASVADLHAADVVWLIGSVRGPVDVVELDGVARSRVPDVDAEVRRLAGFSG